The proteins below come from a single Oceanivirga salmonicida genomic window:
- the recG gene encoding ATP-dependent DNA helicase RecG, whose amino-acid sequence MTKYDALFQDLENIKLKGLTTVTIKNLKNLNIYNLYDLFYYFPRAYENSAVYKKIINTYDGETAIVKGKIISINRRYLAKNRLMVTAILSDETGFIELIWFNNKYVYSNIVVGTDLIVTAKIKKAARIQMINPSYKKSADISTLNSSVNLEPIYPLTKGINQKKLRDLIKNAIDKYGVLLQENIPLDFLYNNKIMSRTKSITNIHFPENSIALDLAIRRFTYEEIMVLEMGILKNKYLIDKNNKHLYFTNDNKMLVKKYIASLNYELTNSQKKVITTIYNEIKKGKIINRLIQGDVGSGKTVVAMIIMLYMAENNYQTAMMAPTEILATQHYNNVQENFKNLEIRVKLLTSSVKGKKREKLLSDIANGEVDIVIGTHSLIETNVIFKSLALTVIDEQHRFGVEQRNALREKSNISNMIFMSATPIPRSLALTIYGDLDISTINEMPKGRQKVITKYIKTDEQKEKMYEFIDKKLSDGQQVYIVAPLIEKSEKLKMVSVLELYDEIKEKFSKYNVGLLHGKLKNKDKETVMNDFKEHKINILVSTTVIEVGVDVPNSNIMLIKSAERFGLSSLHQLRGRVGRGDKKAYCFLESTTTNEVSEKRLEILENETDGFKIAEEDLKLRNSGEIFGLKQSGISDLVLLDIVKNIKEIEQVKEFVKKYLEEHNGKINNEYLIKDIKNKQDNKHKE is encoded by the coding sequence ATGACTAAATATGATGCTTTATTTCAAGATTTAGAGAATATAAAATTAAAAGGATTAACAACAGTAACTATTAAAAATTTAAAAAATTTAAATATATATAATTTATATGATTTATTTTACTATTTTCCAAGAGCATATGAAAATAGTGCCGTGTATAAAAAAATAATTAATACTTATGACGGAGAAACAGCTATAGTAAAAGGTAAAATAATAAGTATAAATAGGAGATATTTAGCTAAAAATAGATTAATGGTTACTGCAATTTTATCAGATGAAACAGGTTTTATTGAACTTATTTGGTTTAACAATAAATATGTTTATTCTAATATAGTGGTGGGAACAGATTTAATAGTTACTGCTAAGATAAAAAAAGCGGCTAGAATACAAATGATAAATCCAAGTTATAAAAAAAGTGCTGATATATCGACATTAAATTCTAGTGTTAATTTAGAACCTATTTATCCTCTAACTAAGGGAATAAATCAAAAAAAATTAAGAGATTTAATAAAGAATGCAATAGATAAGTATGGAGTATTATTACAAGAAAATATACCCCTAGATTTTTTATATAACAACAAAATTATGTCTAGAACAAAATCAATAACTAATATACACTTTCCAGAAAATAGCATAGCACTGGATTTAGCCATAAGAAGATTTACATATGAAGAAATTATGGTCCTAGAAATGGGTATTTTAAAAAATAAATATTTAATTGATAAGAATAATAAACATTTATACTTTACAAATGATAACAAAATGTTAGTAAAAAAATATATAGCAAGTCTTAATTATGAACTTACAAATTCGCAAAAAAAAGTAATAACTACTATATACAATGAAATAAAAAAAGGAAAAATAATAAATAGACTTATACAAGGAGATGTAGGTTCAGGTAAGACGGTTGTAGCGATGATTATAATGCTATATATGGCTGAAAATAATTATCAGACGGCTATGATGGCTCCAACTGAAATATTAGCTACACAGCACTATAATAATGTGCAAGAGAATTTTAAAAATTTAGAAATTAGAGTAAAACTATTAACTAGTTCAGTTAAGGGTAAAAAAAGAGAAAAATTATTATCAGATATTGCTAATGGAGAAGTAGATATAGTAATAGGAACACATTCATTGATAGAAACAAATGTAATATTTAAAAGTTTAGCACTTACTGTAATTGATGAACAACATAGATTTGGTGTAGAGCAAAGAAATGCATTAAGAGAAAAATCTAATATTTCAAATATGATATTTATGAGTGCAACTCCTATACCTAGATCATTAGCATTAACTATTTATGGCGATTTAGATATAAGTACAATAAATGAAATGCCAAAAGGTAGACAAAAAGTAATTACAAAATATATTAAAACTGATGAGCAAAAAGAAAAAATGTATGAGTTTATAGATAAAAAATTATCTGATGGTCAACAAGTATACATAGTGGCACCATTAATTGAAAAAAGTGAAAAATTAAAAATGGTTTCAGTGCTAGAATTATATGATGAAATAAAAGAAAAATTTAGTAAATACAATGTAGGATTATTACACGGTAAATTAAAAAACAAAGATAAAGAAACAGTAATGAATGATTTTAAAGAACATAAGATAAATATATTAGTTTCTACAACAGTTATAGAAGTGGGTGTTGACGTGCCTAATTCAAATATTATGTTGATTAAAAGTGCTGAAAGATTTGGCTTATCATCACTTCATCAATTAAGGGGACGTGTTGGTCGTGGAGACAAAAAAGCATATTGTTTTTTAGAATCAACAACTACAAATGAAGTATCTGAGAAAAGATTAGAAATATTAGAAAATGAAACAGATGGTTTTAAAATTGCAGAAGAAGATTTAAAATTAAGAAATTCAGGGGAAATATTTGGACTTAAACAAAGTGGAATTTCAGATTTAGTATTGCTAGATATAGTAAAAAATATTAAAGAAATAGAACAAGTAAAAGAATTTGTTAAAAAATATTTAGAAGAACATAATGGTAAAATAAATAATGAATATCTAATAAAAGATATTAAAAATAAGCAAGATAATAAACATAAAGAATAG
- a CDS encoding SIS domain-containing protein, translating into MKILGIDEEILKQTNSYNTAYEICSQPNIWKTLFEEFKTKEENIKHFFNEIGLNEEFDIIFTGAGSSEYVGNILEPLLNSKGEYNFRSVATTDIVNNPTMYFKKNKKTLLVSFARSGNSPESVASVDLANELIDEVYHLFITCNKDGELASRSKIEKNTFLYIMPDGTNDKGFAMTSSFSSMLLFGILIFYTTDNILDSIETAKIELESKLEVMKELANKKHERIIVLGSGHFKGLSQELTLKVLELAAGKAVAKFDTTLGFRHGPKAILNDKTIVFLCNSVNEYARKYDLGLYEEMYNEKVVDMLVSYSITPVKISNVSNLCIHPENVKTVNEVTAILTYLIYGQMYAFFKSQSYGLTTDNPFPTGEVNRVVKKFEIHKFK; encoded by the coding sequence ATGAAAATTTTAGGGATTGATGAAGAGATATTAAAGCAAACAAATTCTTATAATACAGCATATGAAATTTGTTCGCAACCCAATATATGGAAAACTCTATTTGAAGAGTTTAAGACAAAGGAAGAAAATATAAAACATTTTTTTAATGAAATTGGTTTAAATGAAGAGTTTGATATTATTTTTACAGGTGCAGGAAGTTCTGAATATGTTGGTAATATATTAGAACCACTACTTAATAGTAAGGGAGAATACAATTTTAGATCAGTAGCAACTACTGATATAGTTAATAATCCTACTATGTATTTTAAAAAGAATAAAAAAACTTTATTAGTTTCTTTCGCAAGATCAGGAAATTCTCCTGAAAGTGTTGCGAGTGTTGATTTGGCTAATGAATTAATTGATGAAGTTTATCATTTGTTTATAACTTGCAATAAGGATGGAGAACTTGCAAGTAGAAGTAAAATTGAAAAAAATACTTTCCTATATATTATGCCTGATGGGACAAATGATAAAGGGTTTGCAATGACAAGTAGTTTTAGTTCTATGCTATTATTTGGAATTTTAATATTTTACACTACTGATAATATACTTGATAGTATAGAAACTGCGAAAATAGAATTAGAATCTAAACTTGAAGTAATGAAAGAGTTAGCAAATAAAAAACATGAAAGAATAATAGTATTGGGTTCAGGGCATTTTAAAGGTTTATCTCAAGAATTAACTTTAAAAGTATTAGAATTAGCAGCAGGTAAAGCAGTCGCCAAATTTGATACTACTTTAGGATTTAGACATGGACCAAAAGCAATACTAAATGATAAAACAATAGTTTTCTTATGTAATTCTGTAAACGAGTATGCAAGAAAATATGATTTAGGATTATATGAAGAAATGTATAATGAAAAAGTAGTTGACATGTTAGTTTCATATAGTATAACACCAGTTAAAATATCTAATGTATCTAATTTATGTATACATCCTGAAAATGTAAAAACAGTAAATGAAGTTACTGCAATATTAACTTATTTAATATATGGTCAAATGTATGCATTTTTCAAATCACAAAGTTATGGATTAACAACAGATAATCCATTTCCAACAGGTGAAGTAAATAGAGTAGTAAAAAAATTTGAAATTCATAAGTTTAAGTAG
- a CDS encoding UDP-N-acetylmuramoyl-L-alanyl-D-glutamate--2,6-diaminopimelate ligase, translating to MFENIKYEVLKKLYEDIYTGIEYDSRKIKKGNIFVAMKGSIVDGKNYISNAIEKGASIVLVDDKNIDISKYNVNIYYVENLRNNLGKIAANIYNHPEKNLKILGITGTNGKTTTTYILENILPNSSRIGTTNYRILDEYYNANNTTPESLDLIKLMAKSVEKKVEYFIMEVSSHALSMGRVDMLKFDGAIFTNLSQDHLDYHKTLDEYFNAKCRIIDLLKKDAKISINTDDKYVSTIKDLTIKEKSISFGIETGKIKGKVLEYTNELMKVEIEYNNKKYRLDTKLMGKHNLYNILGVISMLTNLGLDIEYIIDKISKIDAVVGRFELIPNNKNCKIVVDYAHTPDGLENVLRTLKEITKGRVICIFGAGGDRDKTKRPIMAKKAALYSDYIILTSDNPRTENPDEIIDNIEQGLIELAYTNYQKITKRDEAIKMGVLMLKENDSLMIAGKGHEDYQIIGTNKIHFSDKEEVLKNIRK from the coding sequence ATGTTTGAAAATATAAAATATGAAGTGTTAAAAAAATTGTATGAAGATATATATACTGGTATAGAATATGATTCTAGAAAAATAAAAAAAGGAAATATTTTTGTTGCTATGAAAGGTAGCATAGTAGATGGTAAAAATTATATATCAAATGCTATTGAAAAAGGTGCTAGTATAGTATTAGTAGATGATAAAAATATAGATATATCTAAATACAATGTTAATATATATTATGTGGAAAATTTAAGAAACAATTTAGGAAAAATTGCTGCTAATATATATAATCATCCAGAAAAAAATCTAAAAATATTAGGTATTACTGGAACTAATGGTAAAACAACAACAACATATATACTAGAAAATATATTGCCAAATAGTTCAAGAATAGGAACTACAAATTATAGAATTTTAGATGAGTATTATAATGCAAATAATACTACACCTGAATCACTTGATTTAATCAAATTAATGGCTAAATCAGTAGAAAAAAAGGTAGAGTATTTTATAATGGAAGTTAGTTCACATGCTTTATCAATGGGGCGTGTAGATATGTTAAAATTTGATGGTGCAATATTTACAAATTTATCACAAGACCATTTAGATTATCACAAAACACTTGATGAATATTTTAATGCGAAATGTAGGATTATAGATTTATTAAAAAAAGATGCCAAGATAAGTATAAATACTGATGATAAATATGTTTCGACTATAAAAGATTTAACTATAAAGGAAAAAAGCATAAGTTTTGGAATAGAAACAGGTAAAATTAAAGGAAAAGTTTTAGAGTATACCAATGAATTAATGAAGGTAGAAATAGAATATAATAATAAAAAATATAGATTAGATACTAAACTTATGGGGAAACATAATTTATATAACATACTAGGAGTCATAAGTATGCTTACAAATTTAGGTTTAGATATAGAATATATAATTGATAAAATATCAAAAATTGATGCTGTGGTTGGAAGATTTGAATTAATACCAAATAATAAGAATTGTAAAATAGTTGTAGATTATGCACATACACCTGATGGTTTAGAAAATGTATTAAGAACTCTTAAAGAAATAACAAAAGGTAGAGTTATATGTATATTTGGAGCAGGTGGAGATAGGGATAAGACTAAACGACCTATTATGGCTAAAAAAGCAGCATTGTATTCTGACTATATAATATTAACATCAGATAACCCAAGAACTGAAAATCCTGATGAAATAATTGATAATATAGAGCAAGGCTTAATAGAATTAGCATATACTAATTATCAAAAAATTACTAAACGAGATGAAGCTATAAAAATGGGAGTTTTAATGCTTAAAGAAAATGACTCTTTAATGATAGCTGGTAAAGGTCATGAAGATTATCAAATAATAGGAACTAACAAAATACATTTTTCGGATAAGGAAGAAGTATTAAAAAATATAAGGAAGTAG
- a CDS encoding proline--tRNA ligase: MRFSNLLIKTYKESPKEAEAINHKLMLRASMIKQISRGNYTYLPLGLKVLKKIENIVREEMNKAGANELLMPIMQPSDLWIESGRFNDYGPELMRFKDRNQRDFVLGPTHEEVSVAIFKDMINSYKELPINMYQIQTKFRDEMRPRFGLMRGREFIMKDAYSYHLTQDSLDAEYENMKQTYINIFNRCGLNFRPVEADTGSIGGAESHEFMVLASAGEDDILYSDTSDYAANVEKARSIIELEQVKEEPKKMELVETPNVKTIEALSNFLDIPKTKTVKSLLFKGDIKGKIKYFMALIRGDLDVNIIKVKNAFGLSVELELVDEKDLELLNIVKGYMGPTNDMPKEIQIVMDESVKYLYNFVIGGNKENYHYINTNLSDIRYDVVADIRTAREGDISPDGKGKLKIARGIEVGHIFKLGDKYSKAMDAKVLDENGRLQTVIMGCYGIGVSRIAAAAIEQFNDENGIIWPVSIAPYTVDIIATNINNEEILTKSEQIYKNLLDNNIDAIFDDRKEKAGFKFKDADLIGIPIKIVVGNKISEGIVEVKSRKTNESKEVSLDKVLDTVKIMLGE, encoded by the coding sequence ATGAGATTTTCAAACTTATTGATAAAAACATACAAGGAAAGTCCAAAAGAGGCTGAAGCGATAAATCATAAATTAATGTTGAGAGCATCTATGATTAAACAAATTTCTAGGGGGAATTATACGTATTTACCACTCGGTCTAAAAGTACTAAAAAAAATTGAAAATATAGTAAGAGAAGAAATGAATAAGGCTGGTGCTAATGAACTTCTTATGCCTATAATGCAACCTTCTGATTTATGGATTGAATCAGGTAGATTTAATGACTATGGGCCTGAACTTATGAGATTTAAAGATAGAAATCAAAGAGATTTTGTATTAGGACCAACACATGAAGAAGTTTCAGTTGCAATATTCAAAGATATGATAAATTCATATAAAGAATTACCTATAAACATGTACCAAATACAAACTAAGTTTAGAGATGAAATGAGACCAAGATTTGGACTTATGCGTGGTAGAGAATTTATAATGAAAGATGCATATAGTTATCACTTAACACAAGATAGTTTAGATGCTGAATATGAGAATATGAAACAAACATATATTAATATATTTAATAGATGCGGACTTAATTTTAGACCTGTTGAAGCAGATACGGGTTCTATAGGTGGTGCTGAAAGTCATGAATTTATGGTTTTAGCAAGTGCAGGTGAAGATGATATACTTTATTCAGATACAAGTGATTATGCAGCAAATGTAGAAAAAGCAAGAAGTATAATTGAATTAGAACAAGTCAAAGAAGAACCTAAGAAAATGGAGTTAGTGGAAACTCCTAATGTAAAAACTATTGAAGCATTATCTAATTTTTTAGATATTCCTAAAACTAAGACAGTAAAATCTTTATTATTTAAAGGAGATATTAAAGGCAAAATTAAATATTTCATGGCTTTAATTAGGGGAGATTTAGACGTTAATATTATAAAAGTAAAAAACGCTTTTGGTTTAAGTGTGGAATTAGAATTAGTAGATGAAAAAGATTTAGAATTATTAAATATAGTAAAAGGGTATATGGGACCAACTAATGATATGCCTAAAGAAATTCAAATAGTTATGGATGAAAGTGTTAAATATCTTTATAACTTTGTTATAGGGGGAAATAAAGAGAATTATCACTATATTAATACTAATTTAAGTGATATCAGATATGATGTAGTAGCAGATATTAGAACAGCAAGAGAAGGCGATATATCACCAGATGGTAAAGGAAAACTAAAAATTGCTAGAGGTATTGAAGTAGGGCATATATTTAAACTAGGTGATAAATATAGTAAGGCTATGGATGCAAAAGTATTAGATGAAAATGGTAGATTACAAACTGTAATTATGGGTTGTTATGGTATAGGTGTATCAAGAATAGCAGCTGCAGCAATAGAACAATTTAATGATGAAAACGGAATAATATGGCCAGTATCTATTGCACCATATACAGTAGATATTATAGCAACTAATATAAATAATGAAGAAATTTTAACTAAATCTGAACAAATATATAAAAATTTATTAGATAATAATATAGATGCAATATTTGATGATAGAAAAGAAAAGGCAGGATTTAAATTTAAAGATGCTGATTTAATAGGAATACCAATTAAAATTGTGGTTGGAAATAAAATAAGTGAAGGTATAGTTGAAGTTAAAAGTAGAAAAACTAATGAAAGCAAAGAAGTAAGTTTAGATAAGGTGTTAGATACGGTAAAAATTATGCTTGGAGAATAA
- the agaV gene encoding PTS N-acetylgalactosamine transporter subunit IIB produces MANILAARIDNRLVHGQVGMTWVNSIGANLILVANDKAANDPVQQSLMDMVVPAGIDTRYFTIEKTAAVIHKAADRQKILLVCQTPQDVLALTEKGLVVPEWIVGNMHFAEGKKQITPTVSVDEEDIKTFKKISEFGVKLTVKGVPTDLGKDIMKLL; encoded by the coding sequence ATGGCAAATATTTTAGCAGCAAGAATAGACAATAGACTTGTTCATGGACAAGTTGGTATGACATGGGTTAATAGTATAGGGGCAAATTTGATTTTAGTTGCTAATGACAAAGCAGCTAATGATCCAGTACAACAAAGTTTGATGGATATGGTAGTTCCAGCAGGAATTGACACAAGATATTTTACTATTGAAAAAACTGCGGCAGTAATACATAAAGCGGCAGATAGACAAAAAATCTTATTAGTATGCCAAACACCACAAGATGTTTTAGCATTAACTGAAAAAGGATTAGTAGTTCCTGAATGGATAGTTGGAAACATGCATTTTGCAGAAGGAAAAAAACAAATAACGCCAACTGTATCTGTTGATGAAGAAGATATAAAAACATTTAAAAAAATATCTGAATTTGGAGTGAAACTTACCGTAAAGGGAGTTCCTACTGATTTAGGTAAAGATATAATGAAGTTATTATAG
- a CDS encoding PTS mannose/fructose/sorbose/N-acetylgalactosamine transporter subunit IIC, translating to MFIKALLIAIYAGIAGIEQFDGLQSLHRPIIAGLVIGLILGDLQKGLIVGGSVELIFMGLVPLAGAQPPNIVVGGVMGISLALLTGIDAKEAIAVVVPLALIGQIIVTLMFALYSGMMSYGDKCADDANTGGINFIILLQLMIRFVLFGGVSFLFVYYGAEPVKNLISALPEWLVHGFGVAGGMMPAIGFALLLNIMLKKEYFGFLIVGYILAAYLKLDLVAITLAGLSIALYDYYSNTGKVVATRGDEEDGI from the coding sequence ATGTTTATTAAAGCATTATTAATTGCTATTTATGCAGGTATAGCTGGAATTGAACAATTTGATGGATTGCAATCACTTCATAGACCTATAATAGCAGGGCTTGTAATTGGATTAATTTTAGGAGATTTACAAAAAGGGCTAATTGTTGGAGGAAGTGTTGAATTAATATTTATGGGATTAGTTCCATTAGCAGGTGCTCAACCACCTAACATTGTTGTTGGGGGAGTAATGGGTATTTCTTTAGCATTATTAACAGGAATAGATGCAAAAGAAGCAATAGCTGTAGTAGTACCATTAGCATTAATAGGGCAAATTATAGTTACATTAATGTTTGCACTATATTCAGGAATGATGAGTTATGGAGATAAATGTGCTGATGATGCAAATACTGGTGGAATTAATTTTATAATTTTATTACAATTAATGATTAGATTTGTATTATTTGGTGGAGTTTCATTCTTATTCGTTTATTATGGTGCTGAACCAGTTAAAAATTTAATATCTGCATTACCAGAATGGTTAGTTCATGGATTTGGTGTAGCTGGTGGAATGATGCCTGCAATAGGGTTTGCATTATTATTAAATATAATGTTAAAAAAAGAATACTTTGGTTTCTTAATTGTTGGTTACATATTAGCGGCATACTTAAAATTAGATTTAGTTGCTATAACATTAGCAGGACTTTCAATAGCACTCTATGATTATTATTCAAATACTGGAAAAGTAGTAGCAACGAGAGGAGATGAAGAAGATGGAATCTAA
- the rdgB gene encoding RdgB/HAM1 family non-canonical purine NTP pyrophosphatase — protein MREIILATSNKGKLEEFNEMAKKLNVKFVTIDMPYIEENGINFEENSYIKAKTISEYTNKVVLADDSGLEVEALDNKPGVHTARYMNHLPEYKDRCEALIKEVDKTNGKNRNAKFVCVLTLVFPDGRYYHFRGETKGLITKKLEGTNGHGYDPVFYSFDLKKTFGMASIEEKDSVSHRARAFEKFKEFIND, from the coding sequence ATGAGAGAAATAATATTAGCAACTTCTAATAAGGGAAAATTAGAAGAATTCAATGAAATGGCTAAAAAATTAAATGTTAAGTTCGTAACCATAGATATGCCTTATATAGAAGAAAATGGTATAAATTTTGAAGAAAATTCATATATAAAGGCTAAAACTATATCTGAATATACTAATAAAGTAGTATTAGCAGATGATTCTGGGTTAGAAGTAGAAGCATTAGATAATAAACCAGGTGTACATACAGCAAGATACATGAATCATTTACCTGAATATAAAGATAGATGTGAGGCATTGATTAAAGAAGTAGATAAAACTAATGGTAAAAATAGGAATGCAAAATTTGTATGTGTTTTAACACTAGTATTTCCTGATGGAAGATATTATCATTTTAGGGGAGAGACTAAGGGATTAATTACAAAAAAATTAGAAGGAACTAATGGGCATGGTTATGACCCTGTGTTTTATAGTTTTGATTTAAAAAAGACTTTTGGTATGGCAAGCATAGAAGAGAAAGATAGTGTTAGTCATAGAGCAAGAGCATTTGAAAAATTTAAGGAATTTATAAATGACTAA
- the lacD gene encoding tagatose-bisphosphate aldolase yields MKISENKYKFLEKLSSKDGLIGALAIDQRGSIKKMIGAHIEGEVSAEKIEDYKKLVSSNLTKYSTSILLDPEYGLPATRVRDKECGLLLAYEKTGYDATKKGRLPDILDEWSVRRLKEQGADAIKFLLYYDIDSEKEINEKKHIFVERLGSECMGENIPFFLEIVSYSEKGLTGKEYAKVRPRKVIEAMKEFSKARYNVDVLKVEIPVDMNFVEGYGQEVVYNKEEAKAFYLEQSNSTDLPYIFLSGGVSMDLFKKSLELAYESKAKFNGVLCGRATWKDSIKPYASNGEKACIDFLNTECKENIEGLNEVLVRTATSWKYKLEK; encoded by the coding sequence ATGAAAATTTCAGAGAACAAATATAAATTTTTAGAAAAATTATCTAGTAAAGATGGTTTAATAGGGGCGTTGGCTATAGACCAAAGAGGATCAATTAAAAAGATGATAGGGGCTCATATTGAAGGAGAAGTAAGTGCTGAAAAAATAGAAGATTACAAGAAATTAGTTTCTTCTAATTTAACTAAGTACTCAACTTCTATACTTTTAGATCCTGAGTATGGATTACCTGCAACTAGAGTAAGAGATAAAGAATGTGGTTTATTGCTAGCATATGAAAAAACAGGTTATGATGCAACTAAAAAAGGAAGATTACCAGATATACTAGATGAATGGTCAGTAAGAAGATTAAAAGAGCAAGGAGCAGATGCTATTAAATTCTTACTATACTATGATATAGATAGTGAAAAAGAAATAAATGAGAAAAAACATATATTTGTTGAAAGATTAGGAAGCGAATGTATGGGAGAAAATATACCATTTTTCTTAGAAATAGTTTCATATTCAGAAAAAGGATTAACAGGTAAAGAATATGCAAAAGTTAGACCTAGAAAAGTAATAGAAGCAATGAAAGAATTTTCTAAGGCAAGATATAATGTAGATGTTTTAAAAGTAGAAATACCAGTAGATATGAATTTTGTTGAAGGTTATGGACAAGAAGTTGTTTATAACAAAGAAGAAGCAAAAGCATTCTATTTAGAACAATCAAATTCAACTGATTTACCATATATATTCCTAAGTGGCGGGGTAAGTATGGATTTATTTAAAAAATCATTAGAATTAGCATATGAATCAAAAGCTAAATTTAATGGAGTATTATGTGGAAGAGCAACTTGGAAAGATTCTATAAAACCTTATGCAAGTAATGGTGAAAAAGCATGTATAGATTTCTTAAATACAGAATGTAAAGAAAATATTGAAGGCTTAAATGAAGTTCTAGTAAGAACTGCGACATCTTGGAAATATAAATTAGAAAAATAG
- a CDS encoding PTS system mannose/fructose/sorbose family transporter subunit IID gives MESNKYINREVKKVITSSLLKKMAIRSFYCQAAFNFERMQAAGWLFSLLPGLNAIHTDKEDLKKSMKMHMEFFNTHPLLITFILGLVIAMEENKEDIDTIRAIKVSTMGPMGGIGDSLFWLTFLSIASGLGASFALQGSIMGPIIFIVLFNVMQFSLKFGLMFYGYKTGVRSITTLKENTERFTKAISILGLTVVGAMIATFINLVVTVTIPAGEATVELQKAFDGVMPRLLPVCYTFLMLYLIRKNVSATILVFLTLAIGILGALVGVL, from the coding sequence ATGGAATCTAATAAATATATAAATAGAGAAGTAAAAAAAGTCATAACATCTTCTTTACTAAAGAAAATGGCAATTCGTTCATTTTACTGTCAAGCAGCATTTAATTTTGAAAGAATGCAAGCAGCAGGTTGGTTATTTAGTTTATTACCAGGTTTAAATGCAATTCATACTGATAAAGAAGATTTGAAAAAATCAATGAAAATGCACATGGAATTTTTTAACACTCATCCGTTATTAATTACTTTCATATTAGGTTTAGTAATAGCAATGGAAGAAAATAAAGAAGATATTGATACAATAAGAGCAATAAAAGTCTCAACTATGGGTCCTATGGGTGGTATAGGAGATTCATTATTCTGGTTAACATTCTTATCAATAGCATCAGGATTAGGAGCATCATTTGCTTTGCAAGGTTCAATAATGGGACCAATAATATTTATAGTATTATTTAATGTTATGCAATTTTCATTAAAATTTGGTCTAATGTTCTATGGTTATAAAACGGGTGTTAGATCAATAACTACATTAAAAGAAAATACTGAAAGATTTACTAAGGCAATTAGTATCTTAGGATTAACAGTAGTTGGTGCAATGATAGCAACATTTATTAATCTAGTAGTTACAGTTACAATACCTGCTGGTGAGGCAACTGTTGAATTACAAAAAGCATTTGATGGAGTTATGCCAAGATTATTACCAGTATGTTACACATTCTTAATGTTATACTTAATTAGAAAAAATGTTTCTGCAACTATACTAGTATTCTTAACTTTAGCAATAGGAATACTTGGAGCATTAGTAGGAGTTCTTTAA